Below is a window of Aulosira sp. FACHB-615 DNA.
GTGGGATGTGCAGACTGGGGAGTGTCGCCTGAGTTTGGCTGGTCATAAAGGTGGGGTTAACTCAGTCGCCTGGAGTGGGGATAATCTCACCTTAGCTAGTGGTAGTAGTGATGAGACTGTGAAACTGTGGGATGTGCAGACTGGGGAGTGTCGCCTGAGTTTGGCTGGTCATGAAGGTGGGGTTAGGTCAGTCGCCTGGAGTGGGGATAATCTCACCTTAGCTAGTGGTAGTAGTGATGGGACGGTGAAACTGTGGGATGTGCAGACTGGGGAGTGTATTGCTACTTTTAGCCATCAGTTATATGCGGGGTTGAAGATTAAGGATGTAAAGGGGTTAACTCAGGCGGAGATATTAAGTTTGAAGGCGCTGGGGGCGGTGAAGGATTAGGGAGGAATTTATTGCAAGCAGAGACGCGGAGGCGCAGAGAGTAAGAGAGTGTTAATTTTCTTGATTTGAGGCGAGTCTGGGTACACAGATTTGGTTAGTCGCATTTTGTCTTCCAGGATATCAAGCTAGTACAGGTCGGCGTAAATAAACAGACCATAAGAAATTGCTAAAAGGCTTGTGGTACAGTCATTATTTCTTTTTACTTTTGCCTTTTTACTTTTGCCTTATTGTACTAGGCATAGTCAAGAGCAATTAGCTGTAAGCTGTTGTAGTGCGTATTTCACTATCTAATATGGCGACGATTAACGACAACTACCTGAAGTTGAAGGCTGGTTATCTGTTCCCGGAAATTGCGCGGCGGGTAAATGCTTTTGCGGAAGCTAACCCTGATGCTAAAGTTATTCGTTTGGGAATTGGCGATGTTACCGAACCTTTACCAGAAGCGTGCCGCACAGCGATGATTAAAGCTGTGGCAGAAATGGGCGATCGCGCAACTTTTAAAGGCTACGGGCCAGAACAAGGTTATGCTTGGTTAAGGGAAAAAATTGCGGCTCAGGATTTTCAAGCACGCGGCGCAGACATCGATGCGTCAGAAATCTTTATTTCTGATGGTTCCAAGTGCGACACTGGTAATATTCTCGATATCTTTGGTAACAACAACGTCATTGCTGTAACTGACCCTGTGTATCCTGTATATGTAGACACTAATGTGATGGCGGGTCATACAGGCGCAGCTAACGATAAAGGTGAGTTTGCAGGCTTAGTATATCTGCCTGTGACAGCAGAAAATAACTTCACGGCGGAAATTCCGCAGGCAAAAGTTGATTTAATTTACCTTTGTTTCCCCAATAACCCCACTGGTGCAACTGCAACCAAAGAACATCTCAAAGCTTGGGTAGACTACGCCAAAGCCAACGGTTCAATTATTTTCTTTGATGCAGCTTACGAAGCTTATATTACAGATCCGAGCTTACCTCATTCTATTTATGAAATTGCAGGTGCGCGAGATTGTGCGATCGAATTTCGTTCTTTTTCTAAAAATGCAGGCTTTACCGGAACTCGTTGTGCTTTAACTGTTGTACCCAAAACCTTAACAGCCAAAGCCGCAGATGGTTCTGATGTGGAACTGTGGAAACTG
It encodes the following:
- a CDS encoding WD40 repeat domain-containing protein, which produces WDVQTGECRLSLAGHKGGVNSVAWSGDNLTLASGSSDETVKLWDVQTGECRLSLAGHEGGVRSVAWSGDNLTLASGSSDGTVKLWDVQTGECIATFSHQLYAGLKIKDVKGLTQAEILSLKALGAVKD
- a CDS encoding LL-diaminopimelate aminotransferase, with protein sequence MATINDNYLKLKAGYLFPEIARRVNAFAEANPDAKVIRLGIGDVTEPLPEACRTAMIKAVAEMGDRATFKGYGPEQGYAWLREKIAAQDFQARGADIDASEIFISDGSKCDTGNILDIFGNNNVIAVTDPVYPVYVDTNVMAGHTGAANDKGEFAGLVYLPVTAENNFTAEIPQAKVDLIYLCFPNNPTGATATKEHLKAWVDYAKANGSIIFFDAAYEAYITDPSLPHSIYEIAGARDCAIEFRSFSKNAGFTGTRCALTVVPKTLTAKAADGSDVELWKLWNRRQSTKFNGVSYIVQRGAEAVYFEDGQAQTKALVSFYLENAKIIREKLTAAGLAVYGGVNAPYVWVKTPNGLSSWDFFDKLLHTCNVVGTPGSGFGAAGEGYFRISAFNSRENVEEAMKRITEKFKV